AAGATATTCTGTGCCATCTTTGTTTTTCTTGATTTTTACTTCGCTAATTCCTTGTAATGGTGCAATAGTAACTCCTTCAGTTACTATTGCAAGACCTACACGAACCGCCAGATCAAGTTTTTCTTCTAAGGATGCATCTGGAAGAGAATATTTTCCTAAAGCAATTTCTTTTGAAAGGATTAGTGCAGATAGTTCTTTTCCATTAATTTTTAAAAGTTCTCTTAAAGGATCTGCAATATCTATTTCGTGCATCTTTGCAACTCGATCAGCCAGATCAAATGCAATTTTCGGCTCTATAATGCCTGAAGAATCCACCAAGCTTGATTTTGCCTTTGCAGCATGCTCAAAAATTGAATATGTATCAGTTGAAAGATTTGTGTAGTAGTCAAGATAATAGCTTGGCATTTTAATTCCGCTAATACGAGAAATTGCGTCGTTTTCAGACATAATATGTACTCTATTACTTGCTTCTTTGAATTGCTTTTGCTATTTCTTGGAGTTTTTTGATACTTCCTCCTTTTTCAAGGAATGTTCCAATCACTAAAGCATCAGCTCCTGCTTTAACCAAACTTTCTGCAGTTTTAACATCTTTAATGCCTCCTCCTACAATTAAAAATCCATTAAATGCATGTCTAACAGTTTGAATCATTTCAGGAGTTACGTTGGATTTTGCTCCAGAACCAGCTTCCAAGTATACAAATCTCATACCAAGAAATTGCGCAGCTAATGCATACGCAGCTGCAATCTTTGGTTTTTCAAATGGAATTCCTCTAGCTGCACCTACAAACCAGGCAGATGTTCCTTCTCCTATTACTAAATAAGCAGTTGGGAGAGGTTCTAAACCAAATTTAAGAACACTTGGAGCACCTAAAGCTTGTGCTTGTGTGATAAAGTAAGGATTTTCTGAGTTCATTAAAGAGCTAAATAGAATTGCATCAGCATCAGGTACAACACCTGTGACATTACCTGGAAATAAGATAATTGGAATCTTAATTCCTTGTTTTATTCCTTTAACTACTTGAGCCATCTCAATTTGATCAGTAGCTGAGGAACCACCAACTAGGATTGCTGATGCACCCATCTTTTCAACATCTTTTGCAAGTTTGGATGATGCTTCTAAATTTGATACTTCTGAATCAATTAATACGAACAGCAATGCGTTTTTCTTTTTTAATTCTGATTTTAGGAATTCTTCAACTTTATTTTCAGTCATAAAATGGATTTGTAGATGACTCTTTAAAGTTTAATTGGAATGTGATATACAGATTTGTATAGCTATGACGGAGTTGGAAGGATCTAATTTTAACAATATTATACGTAAAATTATCAAAAAATCACTGTTTACAGAGAGACAAATTGAAATTATTTTAAATCAAAAGGATCTTCTTGAATCCAATTTTTCTATAAGTAAAGGTGCGTATTACAGGCAAGTTGGTCAATCTAGAGACAAATTGATTGGGTTATTCTATTCAATCATACTTTTACGAGGTTTAGGCATACTTTTGCCTGATGATATTGACGTGATATCTAAACTCTCAGAGCAGATTAGTGTGATAAATGAGAGTGATATATTTCCAGAAAGAGAAGATGAAGTGATTAATGTGATAGATAGGGTCATTCGACAGGCATGTAATATGTGATATGTGTGATTATAACCGTTTATGTTCGTTTGAGTTCTTTGTGATAAAGTGTGTGAGATAGTTAATCTAAAGTGTGAAATAATATTGTTCAATCACGATAAATCACGATACAGGCGTTAAAGTTGTGATGTTAGTAGAGATTCCTGAACCTGAAGTGGTTTTAGGTGTGATTTTAGCATTTGTTGTTGGTTTAGGGGGATTGTATCTATACTACAAAATTCGTCCTTTTGTTAAAACTAAAAATGAAATGTTTGATGCGTCACAATCAGAGCGCTTAGAGTATTATGAAAGACAATTAATTGATATGAAAATACGCCTAGATGCATTAGAAATACAGGGAATTGAACAAAAATCAGAAGATCCAAACTTGGAATTAAAACAATTCTTAGAGAAATTAACCAAGAATGAAGTTGAAGAGAAACCAACTGAGCAGGTAATTACTCCAGAAATAAAACAAGAGAAACCTATTTCCGTGCCTAATATTCTAAATATTGAGCATGTTAATCCAACTAATTATGTGTTGCAACTAATCACAAACAAAGCTATGACATCACGTGATATTCAAATCACATTAAAGAGAAGTAGAGAGCATACTTCAAGATTAATGAAGAAATTATTTGAGGGTGGTTATGTTGAAAGAAATACTGAATCAAAACCATACACTTATTCAATTACTGAAAAAGGATTAGCAAAGGTTGAAGAAGTTCAAACAAGTCCTTCTATTGCATAAAATAACTTAAAAAGATTTTTGTTTTTTGTTTTGTAATAATTCAGAACAAAATACACCAAATTAGGCCTATTTTATGATAATTTATTAATTATAGATTTTAATAAATTATATATATTATTAAATTATAATCAAATTATGTCAGTCCAAGAAAATGAAGTTTTAGTAAAAATTACTTCTGCAGGAACAATTTCCATTCCTAAACAATTTAGAAAGTATATGGATATCCAAAAAGGAGAATATGTTAAAGTAATTCTTGGGAAAGATAGGTTATTGGTAAGAAAAGTCACTATTTCTTAGATGATAATTCTTGTTTTTGTCCAATCTTAATTGTTTGATATGTCCATTCTCGACCTGTTCTTAACCTATTCACCCTACCTTTTGAAGAGAATCTAGACAAATAAGTGGAAATAATACTAAGTTTAATTGGCTCGTTAAATTCATCTTCATATTTTTCAAGAATGTTTGTAGAGGTAAATTTGCCCATTGGGAAGAATTTATCTACAATAAACCAGATTTTTGAGCCTACTGAATCCATATTTGTGGTTTCGGTTTGCTCTTCTTCAATATTCATTAAATCCATCATTTCAAATATTTTGAGGATCTTTTCTCTAGTTACATTTCCTTCTAATTTAATATCATATTTGGCTCCATCTGCATCTTCCATACCTATACGAATACGTTTGTTTGTCATCTTAGAGATCTAATGGATCAGTAGTTAACAGTTCAATGGATCCCAGAATCTTTGTTAACTAATTAGTTTGTTAACGTTGACTGCCTAGGTCACGCCTAGCCCAGATTTTGTTATTAACATTGATTCTATTAAAACAACCAATTTTTAGACCATTTTCATGCCTGGAGTGGAAATAAAGGGGTGTTTTGATGATATTCACAGTGTTAACATCCATCTTTAACGCCTGGAGTGGAAATAAAGGGGGTAAAATGGGGATTTTAGGGATTTTCTTAACATCTCAATAACAAAAATGTTAATTTTATTTTATTTAGGATTAACCCACACACCAATATTTCCACTCTAT
This genomic window from Nitrosopumilus ureiphilus contains:
- a CDS encoding AbrB/MazE/SpoVT family DNA-binding domain-containing protein; protein product: MSVQENEVLVKITSAGTISIPKQFRKYMDIQKGEYVKVILGKDRLLVRKVTIS
- a CDS encoding winged helix DNA-binding protein; protein product: MLVEIPEPEVVLGVILAFVVGLGGLYLYYKIRPFVKTKNEMFDASQSERLEYYERQLIDMKIRLDALEIQGIEQKSEDPNLELKQFLEKLTKNEVEEKPTEQVITPEIKQEKPISVPNILNIEHVNPTNYVLQLITNKAMTSRDIQITLKRSREHTSRLMKKLFEGGYVERNTESKPYTYSITEKGLAKVEEVQTSPSIA
- a CDS encoding geranylgeranylglyceryl/heptaprenylglyceryl phosphate synthase, with product MTENKVEEFLKSELKKKNALLFVLIDSEVSNLEASSKLAKDVEKMGASAILVGGSSATDQIEMAQVVKGIKQGIKIPIILFPGNVTGVVPDADAILFSSLMNSENPYFITQAQALGAPSVLKFGLEPLPTAYLVIGEGTSAWFVGAARGIPFEKPKIAAAYALAAQFLGMRFVYLEAGSGAKSNVTPEMIQTVRHAFNGFLIVGGGIKDVKTAESLVKAGADALVIGTFLEKGGSIKKLQEIAKAIQRSK